A DNA window from Mesorhizobium sp. C432A contains the following coding sequences:
- the tkt gene encoding transketolase, with translation MTSREQHDRMANAIRFLSMDAVEKSQSGHPGLPMGCADIATVLFTRFLKYDPKNPHWPDRDRFILSAGHGSMLLYSLLHLTGYEDMTLDQIKHFRQLGSKTAGHPEYGHATGIETTTGPLGQGLANSVGFALGERIMNAAFGNDLVDHYTYVLAGDGCLMEGVSQEAIALAGHLKLNKLIVFWDNNNISIDGPVSLADNTDQVARFQASGWNASHIDGTDPEAIAYAIEAARHSDKPTMIACKTTIGFGAPTKAGTNKAHGSPLGADEIAGARKFFNWDSPPFEIPADILDAWRTAGKAGAKPRTDWEGRLAKAQPELKAEFERRLAGKLPSNFDAVIADYKKKLSADKPKVATRKSSEMALEVINGAVPETIGGSADLTGSNNTKTSQTKNITPDDYGQRYVHYGIREHGMAAALNGLTLHGGLIAYGGTFMCFSDYARPSMRLASLMGIRSIFVMTHDSIGLGEDGPTHQPVEHLAALRAIPNHNVFRPADAVETAECWQIAIESEKTPSTLALTRQNLPTVRTEHSARNLSSQGAYELAAASGEAAVTIFATGSEVEIALGARDLLEKHGHPTRVVSVPCFELFDQQSDAYRKETIGNAPIKMAIEAGIRQGWDHLIGSDGIFIGMTGFGASGTIEQLYPHFGITAEAAAKAAEARLHGK, from the coding sequence ATGACGTCGCGTGAACAACATGACCGGATGGCCAATGCGATCCGTTTTCTCTCCATGGACGCCGTCGAGAAGTCCCAGTCCGGCCATCCCGGCCTGCCCATGGGCTGCGCCGACATCGCCACAGTGCTGTTCACCCGCTTCCTGAAATATGATCCGAAGAACCCCCATTGGCCGGACCGCGACCGCTTCATCCTGTCGGCCGGCCATGGTTCGATGCTGCTCTACTCGCTGCTGCATCTGACCGGTTACGAGGACATGACCCTCGACCAGATCAAGCATTTCCGCCAGCTGGGTTCCAAGACCGCCGGCCATCCCGAATACGGCCATGCCACCGGCATCGAGACGACGACCGGCCCGCTCGGCCAGGGTCTCGCCAATTCGGTCGGCTTCGCGCTCGGCGAGCGCATCATGAACGCCGCCTTCGGCAACGACCTCGTCGACCACTACACCTATGTGCTGGCCGGCGACGGCTGCCTGATGGAAGGTGTTTCCCAGGAAGCCATCGCGCTGGCCGGCCACCTCAAGCTCAACAAGCTGATCGTCTTCTGGGACAACAACAACATCTCGATCGACGGTCCGGTTTCGCTTGCAGACAACACCGACCAGGTCGCCCGCTTCCAGGCCTCCGGCTGGAACGCCAGCCACATTGACGGCACCGACCCCGAGGCGATCGCCTACGCCATCGAAGCCGCCCGCCATTCCGACAAGCCGACGATGATCGCCTGCAAGACGACCATCGGCTTCGGCGCCCCGACCAAGGCCGGCACCAACAAGGCGCACGGTTCGCCGCTCGGCGCCGACGAGATCGCAGGCGCGCGGAAATTCTTCAACTGGGACTCGCCGCCCTTCGAGATCCCGGCCGACATCCTCGACGCCTGGCGCACCGCCGGCAAGGCCGGCGCCAAGCCGCGCACCGACTGGGAGGGCCGCCTGGCCAAGGCCCAGCCTGAGTTGAAGGCCGAGTTCGAGCGCCGCCTCGCCGGCAAGCTGCCGTCGAATTTCGATGCCGTCATTGCCGACTACAAGAAGAAGCTGTCGGCCGACAAGCCGAAGGTCGCCACCCGCAAATCGTCGGAAATGGCGCTGGAAGTCATCAATGGCGCGGTGCCGGAAACCATCGGCGGCTCTGCCGACCTCACCGGCTCCAACAACACCAAGACCAGCCAGACCAAGAACATCACGCCGGACGATTACGGCCAGCGCTATGTCCACTACGGCATCCGCGAGCATGGCATGGCGGCCGCCCTCAACGGCCTGACGCTGCATGGCGGCCTCATCGCCTATGGTGGCACCTTCATGTGCTTCTCCGACTATGCCCGTCCGTCGATGCGGCTGGCGTCGCTGATGGGCATCCGCTCGATCTTCGTCATGACCCATGATTCGATCGGTTTGGGCGAAGACGGCCCGACCCACCAGCCGGTCGAGCACCTGGCGGCGCTCCGCGCCATCCCCAACCACAATGTCTTCCGCCCGGCCGACGCGGTGGAAACCGCCGAATGCTGGCAGATCGCCATTGAATCGGAAAAGACCCCGTCCACCCTGGCGCTGACCCGTCAGAACCTGCCGACGGTGCGCACCGAGCACTCGGCCAGGAACCTCAGCAGCCAGGGCGCCTATGAACTGGCCGCGGCGAGCGGCGAAGCGGCGGTGACGATCTTCGCCACCGGCTCCGAGGTCGAGATCGCGCTCGGCGCCCGTGATTTGCTTGAAAAGCATGGGCACCCGACCCGCGTCGTCTCGGTGCCTTGCTTCGAACTGTTCGACCAGCAGAGCGACGCCTACCGCAAGGAGACGATCGGCAACGCGCCGATCAAGATGGCGATCGAGGCCGGCATCCGCCAGGGCTGGGATCACCTGATCGGCTCCGACGGCATCTTCATCGGCATGACCGGCTTCGGCGCTTCCGGCACCATCGAGCAGCTCTACCCGCATTTCGGCATCACCGCCGAAGCCGCGGCCAAGGCTGCGGAAGCCCGCCTGCACGGCAAGTAA